The following coding sequences lie in one Capsicum annuum cultivar UCD-10X-F1 chromosome 5, UCD10Xv1.1, whole genome shotgun sequence genomic window:
- the LOC107870270 gene encoding uncharacterized protein LOC107870270, with product MPVSGNEEAGILARQSSSSSSGIPLKKRWYSMFQPPSPVRAEPSSFENENESKTKHAGLGQGSTSNACDSTGKSDTSKNSLLEVKEERPSGEKVDAQPTMLLPFLSISPKTNPNASSGPSRNVDNIVKSASFGPSRNVDNIVKPALAEKLASQEAIGSTMVTYVKKEVITKPGESHSKLEPPTDSGHFELSLGPKKPHDTSLVDPNAEGSCQMRGTVNPSLLSLSLNKGKDFSQDGSCKNGLNNSDADDTARTNRSNWDLNTPMDSWEGSGDDIPVQEASQIDLLRKPSSSLDIKPPVSSASVVGSNVDKGKQVVGASEQEFNFPISVLHSLPSADELRLSLGSTLRGFDSSVLQSFAKVDSSRVSPNSSLLKSPALSRNISSPTRRTVKSEPVEETLIQANARTAFRPARTLEANVGKPEVVRQNLQSIELSTKAPQELLEPKPMKCEPLQEESPEISTTSDVIVHQSVGRVLLPQESSCSSSSSVLPMPLTPQQGCPSRLSTCSDLSVSGGDLSTPPEYSGHTNEANRSKNALDQANADIVAKNANLDLKESNVSSDKAEASISGGMNIEDHMVYKKTQDPQNLVASGEGLANDEEKISISAGSEEECYGSDYESDGHHAFAGHVDTEGVECAREDEEYEDGEVREPMLPSIAEDPIAEGMELENNNESSCKNAHSSGFSGLEESHCFNNDEKDYSMPGHTESNDDLLKGCDEKAVKIDHKDGKLQSPLFDKEETTGDDEQAPVGAIQQGPVDQSRIADVQEGCETDVICDGAPAGSNGAGRNADEASSEYIGRSDMPPATISSLQNAETSVNATSSKDLPNFGSKSRIISLPRASNVTSPSNFRPITGRSLSSRSGRERYSDMEEEKFHLRRNRDETYADGPRFVRDRIQDRSFGSSRGTFIRGRGRGSGRFNSSRRDWDSGRDFESYGDVADYRFRPKRRAAVGESEIERNDGPDGHFVRGNTKFTTMQRRGFPRMRSKSPVRSRTRSPGPWSSPRRRLNEGYNGLPDSSHHRSPAMYREDRMRSSPRTSFTEEIVPRRRDSPSYTARRLNDMRDVDAVQEHGHLRSISSRRSPPERVFTRSNRRVEVLDRRERADGDEYFDGPIHTARFPELRGGGSTDERRKYGERRGGPVRSYRPYNSENDNFRFHPNGGPRPFRFYQEADAEFVARSNTREREFDDNIKDRPLPRRMRNVEEQEGGSFRQSGQLWHEEEFDVSRLKRRRF from the exons ATGCCGGTTTCGGGGAACGAAGAG GCTGGGATTCTTGCTCGGCAGTCTAGTAGCTCTTCGTCAGGTATTCCTCTTAAGAAGAGGTGGTACTCTATGTTCCAGCCTCCTTCACCTGTCCGTGCTGAGCCATCTTcttttgaaaatgaaaatgaatcCAAGACCAAACATGCTGGCTTAGGTCAGGGATCAACGTCGAATGCTTGTGATAGTACAGGTAAATCTGATACTTCCAAGAACTCTCTTCTAGAGGTAAAAGAAGAAAGACCTTCAGGTGAAAAAGTTGACGCTCAGCCTACTATGCTACTACCATTTTTATCCATATCTCCGAAAACAAATCCTAATGCTAGCTCTGGGCCTTCAAGAAACGTTGACAATATTGTGAAATCAGCTAGCTTTGGGCCTTCAAGAAACGTTGACAATATTGTGAAACCAGCATTGGCCGAAAAATTAGCTAGCCAGGAAGCTATAGGTTCGACAATGGTGACTTATGTCAAGAAGGAAGTTATTACCAAACCAGGGGAAAGCCACAGTAAACTTGAACCTCCTACCGATTCAGGCCACTTTGAACTGTCATTAGGCCCAAAGAAACCTCATGATACTTCTTTGGTTGATCCAAATGCTGAGGGGAGTTGCCAGATGCGTGGAACTGTAAATCCTTCATTACTTTCTCTATCTTTGAACAAGGGGAAGGACTTTTCTCAGGATGGAAGTTGCAAGAATGGATTGAATAACAGTGATGCTGATGATACTGCACGGACTAATAGATCTAACTGGGATCTGAATACTCCCATGGATTCATGGGAGGGTTCTGGTGATGATATTCCTGTTCAAGAGGCAAGTCAAATTGATCTGTTACGTAAACCATCTAGTTCACTAGACATAAAGCCGCCTGTTAGTTCTGCTTCTGTTGTTGGTTCTAATGTTGATAAAGGGAAGCAAGTTGTTGGAGCCAGTGAGCAGGAATTCAATTTTCCTATCTCAGTACTTCATAGCCTACCATCCGCGGATGAGCTTCGTCTTAGTCTTGGTAGTACTTTACGAGGGTTTGACTCCTCTGTACTGCAGTCATTTGCTAAAGTAGACTCTAGCAGGGTTAGTCCAAACTCGAGTTTACTGAAAAGCCCGGCTTTGAGTAGAAACATTAGTTCTCCCACTCGTAGAACTGTTAAGTCAGAACCCGTTGAAGAAACCTTGATACAAGCTAATGCTAGAACTGCATTTCGTCCAGCTAGAACATTGGAGGCAAATGTAGGAAAACCGGAAGTTGTGAGGCAGAATTTGCAGTCTATTGAGTTGTCAACTAAGGCCCCTCAGGAATTACTTGAACCAAAACCAATGAAATGCGAACCACTGCAGGAAGAAAGCCCGGAAATATCCACGACATCAGATGTGATTGTGCACCAATCAGTTGGAAGGGTTTTGCTGCCTCAGGAgagttcttgttcttcttcttcatctgtACTGCCAATGCCTTTGACTCCTCAACAGGGATGCCCTTCTAGATTGTCTACCTGTTCAGATTTGTCTGTGAGTGGCGGGGACTTGTCTACTCCGCCTGAGTACTCTGGTCATACTAATGAAGCTAATAGGAGTAAAAATGCTCTAGATCAGGCAAATGCTGATATTGTTGCTAAAAATGCAAACCTTGACCTCAAAGAGTCTAATGTATCCAGTGATAAAGCGGAAGCATCTATTTCAGGGGGCATGAATATCGAAGATCACATGGTATACAAAAAGACACAAGACCCACAGAATTTGGTTGCAAGTGGTGAAGGATTAGCAAATGATGAGGAAAAAATAAGTATATCAGCTGGTTCAGAAGAAGAATGTTATGGTTCTGATTATGAATCTGATGGTCATCATGCTTTTGCGGGACATGTTGATACTGAAGGTGTGGAGTGTGCCAGAGAGGATGAGGAATATGAAGACGGTGAGGTCCGAGAACCAATGTTGCCGTCAATTGCTGAAGATCCAATTGCTGAGGGGATGGAATTAGAGAATAATAATGAATCTTCTTGCAAAAATGCTCATTCTTCTGGCTTCTCTGGGCTTGAGGAATCTCACTGCTTCAATAATGATGAAAAAGATTACAGTATGCCAGGTCATACTGAGTCTAACGATGACTTATTAAAAGGCTGTGATGAGAAAGCTGTCAAAATTGATCATAAAGATGGTAAGTTGCAGAGTCCGTTATTTGATAAAGAGGAAACAACTGGTGATGATGAGCAGGCACCTGTAGGCGCTATTCAACAAGGACCAGTTGATCAATCAAGAATAGCAGATGTGCAGGAGGGATGTGAAACGGATGTCATATGTGACGGAGCACCTGCTGGAAGCAATGGGGCTGGCAGAAATGCTGATGAGGCTAGTAGCGAATATATTGGAAGATCTGATATGCCACCAGCAACTATTTCATCTTTGCAAAATGCTGAAACATCTGTTAATGCTACCTCTAGTAAAGATTTGCCAAATTTTGGAAGCAAGAGCCGGATCATCAGTTTACCTCGTGCATCCAATGTGACATCGCCTAGTAATTTCAGACCTATCACAGGTAGATCATTGTCTTCGAGAAGTGGAAGAGAAAGGTATTCAGATATGGAGGAAGAGAAATTCCATCTACGAAGGAATAG AGATGAAACTTATGCTGATGGTCCTAGATTTGTGCGAGATAGGATTCAGGACAGGTCATTTGGCAGCTCAAGAGGGACCTTCATACGGGGAAGAGGGAGGGGCTCAGGCCGGTTTAACAGTTCACGCAGAGATTGGGATTCTGGGCGTGATTTTGAAAGCTATGGCGATGTAGCTGATTATCGCTTTAGACCTAAACGTAGAGCTGCTGTTGGGGAATCTGAGATTGAACGTAATGATGGACCAGATGGTCATTTTGTTCGGGGTAATACAAAATTTACCACAATGCAGAGAAGAGGTTTCCCGCGAATGCGGTCTAAATCTCCTGTTAGATCCCGTACGCGTTCCCCTGGCCCTTGGTCATCTCCTCGGAGAAGATTGAATGAAGGATACAATGGTCTTCCAGATTCATCTCATCATAGGTCACCAGCTATGTACAGGGAAGATAGGATGAGGTCTTCTCCGCGAACTTCGTTTACTGAAGAGATAGTTCCTCGAAGACGTGATTCCCCCTCGTATACTGCTCGGCGTCTGAATGATATGAGGGATGTGGATGCTGTACAGGAGCATGGGCATCTGAGGTCTATTTCTAGCAGAAGAAGTCCACCTGAACGGGTGTTTACTAGAAGCAATAGGAGAGTTGAAGTTTTAGATCGTCGGGAGAGGGCTGATGGTGATGAGTACTTTGATGGGCCGATACACACTGCTAGATTTCCTGAGCTTCGGGGTGGTGGAAGTACGGATGAGAGAAGGAAGTATGGTGAGAGGCGAGGAGGACCTGTTCGTTCTTATCGTCCTTATAACAGTGAAAATGACAATTTCCGTTTCCATCCAAATGGTGGCCCTAGGCCTTTTAGGTTCTATCAAGAAGCTGATGCAGAATTTGTTGCAAGAAGTAATACTAGAGAAAGAGAATTTGATGATAATATCAAGGATCGACCTTTACCTAGACGAATGAGAAATGTTGAAGAGCAAGAAGGTGGTAGTTTTAGGCAGAGTGGACAGCTTTGGCATGAAGAGGAATTTGATGTCTCCAGATTGAAGAGAAGAAGATTTTAA